A genomic stretch from Oreochromis niloticus isolate F11D_XX linkage group LG11, O_niloticus_UMD_NMBU, whole genome shotgun sequence includes:
- the LOC100708772 gene encoding alpha-(1,3)-fucosyltransferase 9-like has product MESGPFHRILQRHFLLSAFILGCSVTLLFLYFKPTTSWLRGPLDSTILTESDLNLFSNKINKNVTIVLIWMWPFGRTFNLNICSSLFNIDGCFITTDKNFYSKANGVIIHNRDIRTDLSNLPQYKRPSFQKWIWMNSESPSHSSQLPGLANLFNLTLNYRQDADIQVPYGYIVPAESQENFIPPKKNKLICWIVSNWNQNHKRVKYYNELSKHVEIQTYGRAFGKYISDQDYFPTITSCKFYLAFENSIHKDYITEKLYNPLLVGTVPVVLGPPRQNYENFIQGDAFIHVEDFTSPQTLADYLLLLDKDEEMYLRYFEWRRDFKIKKAYFWAEHICLSCDYLRRHKEYKAFNNLNKWYWGG; this is encoded by the coding sequence ATGGAATCTGGACCTTTTCACAGAATCCTGCAGCGACATTTTCTGCTCAGTGCTTTTATACTGGGATGCTCTGTGACTctgttatttttgtattttaaaccaACTACTAGCTGGCTAAGGGGTCCCCTAGACTCAACAATATTAACAGAATCTGACCTGAACCTTTTCTCCAACAAGATCAATAAAAATGTGACCATTGTGCTGATCTGGATGTGGCCCTTTGGAAGAACGTTCAACCTGAACATTTGTAGCTCACTCTTTAATATTGATGGCTGCTTCATCACAACAGACAAGAATTTCTACAGTAAAGCAAATGGGGTCATCATACATAACCGAGACATTAGAACTGACCTTTCCAATCTCCCACAGTACAAGCGGCCATCATTCCAGAAGTGGATATGGATGAACTCAGAGTCACCGTCACACTCATCCCAGCTGCCTGGGTTAGCGAACCTGTTCAACCTGACTCTCAATTATCGTCAGGATGCTGACATTCAAGTGCCTTATGGGTACATCGTACCAGCAGAGAGTCAAGAAAATTTTATAccaccaaagaaaaacaagctgaTCTGCTGGATTGTGAGCAACTGGAACCAGAACCACAAGCGGGTGAAATATTACAATGAGTTGAGCAAACATGTGGAGATTCAAACATATGGACGAGCCTTTGGGAAGTACATCTCTGACCAAGACTATTTCCCCACCATCACCAGCTGCAAGTTCTATTTGGCGTTTGAGAACTCCATTCACAAGGACTACATTACTGAGAAACTGTACAACCCACTGTTAGTGGGGACAGTGCCAGTGGTTCTTGGCCCACCCAGGCAGAATTACGAGAATTTCATCCAGGGAGATGCTTTCATTCATGTGGAAGACTTCACCTCGCCCCAGACACTGGCAGATTACCTGCTGCTCCTGGACAAGGATGAGGAGATGTACCTCAGGTACTTTGAGTGGAGGCgggactttaaaataaaaaaggcctATTTTTGGGCTGAGCATATATGCCTGAGCTGTGATTATTTGCGTAGGCACAAGGAGTACAAAGCATTCAACAACCTTAACAAGTGGTACTGGGGTGGCTAG